In the Psychrobacter sp. AH5 genome, TCAGCAGTTATAGCCTTTAGCTCCCCTTTAACTTCTGCGGTCTTAGTCTGTATCTCATTGCGCTCAGCGGTTACTGTCTTTAACTCAGTCTTAGTATTTGCAAGCTCTGACTTCAAGCGCTCAATCTCTGCTTTATTACTGTCAGCTATAGTCTCAAGTTTAGTCACCTTAGATAAGTTAGCAGCCAAGTCTGCCGATGTCTTATCTAGTGCGCTGCGAACCTCTGCAAGCTGTGTCTGCGCGGTATCCGCTTTAATACGTTCAAGCTCTAGCTGATGCTCAGTAGCGTCTAACGTCTTTTTAAATGTGTCACGTTCAGCTTCGGTCTTCTCTAACTTTGTAGCTGCCGTCTCTGCTGTCGCCGTCACCTCGTCAAGTTGCCCTAATAAATCAGATTGTTCACTCTCTAGCGTCTTAACCGCTTCTTGCGCCTCGTCCGTTTCAGCTTGCGCTTTAACCTTGATTGCCTCTAAAGCCTCACGCTCTTTGACTAATCGATCATTGGCGATATCAATGGCCGTCTGCCACATATCCGCACCAAGCGCTTGTAAGCGCTCAGTGATGCCGCTTGGCAAGTCCACCTGTCTTAGCTGTTCTTCCTCTCTATTATCCTGTCGCCATGATTTCATAGCCTCACTGATAGTCGTAAACGAACC is a window encoding:
- a CDS encoding DNA-binding protein; the encoded protein is MAINIQQIHAIADQLQDQGIKPTLAEVRKALGGGSFTTISEAMKSWRQDNREEEQLRQVDLPSGITERLQALGADMWQTAIDIANDRLVKEREALEAIKVKAQAETDEAQEAVKTLESEQSDLLGQLDEVTATAETAATKLEKTEAERDTFKKTLDATEHQLELERIKADTAQTQLAEVRSALDKTSADLAANLSKVTKLETIADSNKAEIERLKSELANTKTELKTVTAERNEIQTKTAEVKGELKAITAERNKLSEQSDQLTQTQAKLEVEHRVLNEKYSELSNNYLSEQEQVTAELEKTESELATSKNQNNNQGAD